A window of Hyperolius riggenbachi isolate aHypRig1 chromosome 1, aHypRig1.pri, whole genome shotgun sequence contains these coding sequences:
- the LOC137515186 gene encoding mitochondrial nicotinamide adenine dinucleotide transporter SLC25A51-like, whose protein sequence is MHRNSQTVMNSEAHEKRKNDLVLTTPKQDFKHHKVAIGTSKHYVCGYFAAFTNIAITFPIQKVLFRQQLYGLRTRDAIRQLEKDGIRTLYRGILPPLMQKTTTLALMFGLYEDFSSVLFRHTNSPEIVTRSLAAILAGTTEALLTPFERIQTLLQDYKHHDRFTNTYQAFKVLRPYGLSEYYRGLVPILIRNGPSNALFFGLRNPIKQCLPEANSYSAHLIIDFICGGLLGAMLGFLFFPVNVVKTRMQSQIGGEFTSFGKIFMTIWTERDGKLTHLFRGAHLNYHRSILSWGIINATYELLLKLL, encoded by the coding sequence ATGCATAGGAACAGTCAAACTGTGATGAATTCCGAAGCAcatgaaaagagaaaaaatgatTTGGTGCTCACAACTCCAAAACAAGACTTTAAGCATCATAAGGTAGCCATTGGGACTAGTAAACATTATGTGTGTGGCTACTTTGCTGCCTTTACAAACATCGCCATCACCTTTCCCATCCAGAAAGTGCTATTCCGACAACAGCTCTATGGGTTGAGAACCAGGGATGCTATAAGACAGTTAGAGAAAGATGGGATCCGTACTCTGTACAGGGGAATACTCCCACCACTTATGCAGAAGACAACAACTCTTGCCCTCATGTTTGGCCTGTATGAGGACTTCTCTAGCGTTTTATTCAGGCATACAAATTCCCCCGAGATTGTTACGAGGAGCTTAGCAGCAATCCTTGCAGGAACTACTGAAGCCCTTCTAACGCCCTTTGAAAGAATTCAGACACTGCTTCAGGACTACAAGCATCACGATCGATTCACTAATACTTACCAGGCATTCAAAGTGCTACGGCCCTATGGTTTAAGTGAGTACTACCGTGGTTTAGTTCCTATACTGATCCGGAATGGGCCAAGCAATGCATTATTTTTCGGTCTTCGTAATCCAATCAAACAGTGCTTGCCAGAAGCCAATAGCTATAGTGCTCACTTAATTATTGACTTCATCTGTGGTGGATTGCTTGGAGCCATGCTGGGATTTCTCTTTTTCCCTGTTAATGTGGTGAAGACCCGTATGCAGTCTCAGATTGGAGGAGAATTTACATCCTTTGGAAAAATATTCATGACGATATGGACGGAGCGTGATGGAAAACTGACACACCTGTTTCGTGGTGCCCACCTAAACTATCACCGATCCATCCTGTCTTGGGGTATCATCAATGCAACATATGAGCTCTTATTgaagctgctgtaa